The Neodiprion pinetum isolate iyNeoPine1 chromosome 5, iyNeoPine1.2, whole genome shotgun sequence genome segment CTTACGTTTCTCAGCATGATGATATTTTATCACATCGACATTTATCAAGTTTTTCTATCCCCCGCCTCGGAATAaaatactttcttttttttttcaaggtgGTGATAGATTTCTCAAtatatgaagaagaaaaaatgataaacaaaacGACGTATGAGACGGAAATAGCAAGAAGAGTTAATTGTTACAGTAGGCTAAAGGCTGCTTGCACACTGCAGCGGAATGAGAACGACATATTGGAGGAAAAATTGTAACTCGACACGacacaaatatttaaaaaaaaaaaaatcacgaacaGCAACAACACTAACAACAAACAGAACGATTTCCAAATACCGGATGTAAATAATATTCCCGCATTTCCAACAGCCGGCCAAGGCTGATGTACAACTGGCACTGCCAGCCAGGCCGCACACTTAAGTGTGGCCGCCTACCCACCCTCATACCTCAAACTTCACTACGGCAGAGGAGGAAACGGGGGAGGGATAGGAATACTTCTTAAACGCCCCTCACGGCTGCCCGGTAAACTAAAAACCTCGCGCAGCCATCGCCACGCGCAATCTCAACGGGTTCACCCTTAATTTAAACCTCAACACGATTATCCGTTCAAGTTACGAAAAATAGATCAGTAGTGGAAATATTCATATCACATGAgttgtggaaattttttcaaccatacACGAATACCGAATCACCATCAGTTTACATGGTTAATTTTTCCTCGTATAATATTGCGAGGATCTACTCGGATTTCGAGGAATGgtttattccatttttcataCATCGCGCCTTAGCGGCAAAACTGACATGAGTCGAATATTGGCTTTTTTGAGTTGACATCACATTTGGATTTTCAAAGTTCGAGTCTGTAAGCTTAAAAAGTCACATTTCTGTAGTTGTATAATTACGGCTCATTATACAACAAAAGTGACACAACTCAAAAGGACCGTTGTAAGGATCCTTACTGAAATCGAATGGATCCGAACTTTTTCCAAATGATTTAAGAAGcggtgaaaaaactttttaccaCAAACGGTTTATTTCGTAGAATAGCAAGTAACTTTCTTAAACATGCAAAGCTTCTACTCATATTTATTTGCTTCTACTGAAAAATGCCAATTATGAGTTGTTTCACCTTAGTCGACAACAAGGTTCAACATCTATACCCATATGGaattatattttgtattaACCAGTGTAAAATTATTCGTACATACAAGCGCGAAGTAATGTCTGATCATCGATTCAATTTATTAAATCCTACAATGAACTGGGTATTAGGTTAGATCAGAGCCAAAGTCCCTAGCAGGTTTCATTTCGGACGgctaaaattaaataaattttcacctgCAGACTATACATTCGCATTAAATCGAACTCATCTGTATGCAATCATAACTGGTTCGTTTCACGATGGTAGTTATATTAATCTTAAATTAAATTGCCGTAGATTAGGTTATGATCAGACCTACTTATCAAACTTCGTTTGCTTATACGATATTACACTGACAGGGTCATTGcacataaaaaatttaaaaactggACAATCGCCGAAATCAACTGATCAAAACCGCCGACAAGTCGAACTGTTATTATGAAAAGTTGTAATCGTACACTATCTTTTTTGTTCGAATCACAATCTATTGTACGTTCTCGATAATTGCGAGTGCTCGATAAACTGACAAAAGGATTCGTTTGAGAAGATCTTAATTATTTACTCAAGTACTATATATTACTATAAGTATTACATAGTACCTTTATTTTTATAAGATGCTTATAGATGTTCCATTATATTCTAAACTTTGagattaataaaaatagaCATTAGGATTTCCGTTCTTAAATGTTCTTCAAGGCAAAAAAGAGCAAAGAAGAGAGACCAGGAGAGAAGTATACAGTCTGGAAAAAATAAAGCTCGTTTTTCGCGTTATCAATTAGCATCGTTATTACAAAATGCGCGACTACTACAGAAGAAAACTAAAAGCAAAGGTGcttgaaatacaaaataacATTCGTGAAGCCtcgaatatttattaaatcataaaattcgTAAAGTGAGCCTGAAGCGCCGTTCACAATCAGTGCAGAAACTGGTTGATCTACCTACAGCAACAGGTTCGCGTGACGGAACCCCTGAACCGTACCCCCATAACGGAAGTTCCACTCATCAACCGTAGTAAAGACCTGCTATATGCTTCTGCAGGTTAAAGACGGGAATGTCTGAACGGTTCGCCCTTAGTGTATAAGATTGACTAATGAccggttaaattttttttctttctccattTTCCTTGTTTCACTGCGTCTGACGATCAAGCAGATAACGTTATATTTTTccggattttgaaaagaaaccaaaaaaaaaagagtggGATCCAGCTTTTTATTTGATGTATATTTCGATTTAAgtattttctgtttctttttcgtttttcgttattcttctttatcttcttgaataaataattatataaccACCACGATAATTCTGTTAATTTAACAatgttattatttgaaatctcagaaactaaaataaaaaaaaaaaaatacaatgcaTATCTATTGACCGGCATTTGAACATTTGATGACATTACGCTATCAGGGATGTATAAGTTTTAAGggtaaaaatcttttttttttttttcaatttttaatttattttcgacgctattattattctaatgattattgttattatttttaattttccgagatttgatcaaattactctgctctctctctctatcttttcGGGTAGTAATATCCTTACATGCGTATAATGTTATTCTTCCTCTCGACCTGCACCACGTTACGTATTCCACGGCCGAGATCAATAaacatacacgtatacatgtactacatacgtatgtatgttgccttaaataattaattttcatttctataagTGCCTACATTTATATATGCATGCACGCTGCGTGTgtctgtatgtatatacatatttgtttATGTGTCACCAGGACTCTCAACTTCGAGTGTCCTGAGTCGCGTCGCTTACGTAGGTACTTGACGTATCTATGTATCGATACACGTAAACACGCAGCTACACGCTTATGCATGAAATATACAgaggtataaatatatttttcgtttctgaCGATGAGTATTGATTCACGGGCGTGTTTCATGTATAtgtgaatacatatatatatatatatatatatatatatacatgtattctCGTTAGTTTTTTCGCCCTTTACTTTCTCCTTAcgtcattttatttaatttattaattttattcagtaGCCTTGTCTACATTGTTCATTATCTTTTCAGttcattgttaatttttccgTTTTCGGTCCATgcattgatttcatttttatttcttgaaaCCATTGTTTCCTTTTGTATTTGGTGTATTACATGGACATACAAAACCATTCGTATAACCGCGCCGTCTAAATTTTATATGTGCATATTATGTAACCACTATTGGGATCCAAAATTGAACGGCCTAAGAGAACATCTTGGATTTAAAATGTCGGGTACGTGGCGAAGGATACATATGATTACCTCTTATCTGGCAAGAAGGCAAGATGAAAAACTTCTCTGTTTTTATAAGTCTTTTgacaatttattcatttataacAACTTACAAAAAGTCACGTCGCAATTTttgagtatatgtatatcttgGATCCcaacacacgtatatataaatacaaacCGCTATATTAAATACTTAACTGATTACCACGGTTATattaaaatgataatattattgtaacTAGATTACCCGGTATCACAGAATATATAATATCGGATTTTTCTTTAATCGGACTTATTACCACCAATATTTACCTATTACACATATACCGCGGCGATTGTATATATGATGCAACGTAAATTAggtatcattatcattattattactattcctattgattttgtttttactacctattttttacaaaagcGTTCTCTCACTGGTGATGCTATTAAAATGTAGCACATTATGCATGATAAGTATAGATATTGATGAATTTGTCAtcattgtttcttttcttcttcgctACATCCCACACTTTATACATAATTCtggaaaaatggaaaacagtagcaatacgaaaaaaaattccgatgtatacaagaaaaaaatgattgccAAGTTCATTTTCCCAACattttatcatcaattttcATGTAGTCCATTTTTCTAACGTTGTATTCGCAAtcgcaattattattattgttactattgTTACTACTGTTATATCGTTATTTCATAAGTTTTCCGAtcattttattcttgtttCTGTTCTCCGTTTTTGCTttcaacgaaagaaaaaaagtttacgaTTAGCAAAATACGTCTGATCGATAGGAATATAGTTGACCACAGAGGTCGACGGTGAGAAGATTGATAGTGTCCAAACATAAATGAGAAACAAGAGAacacagagagaaaaaataagttGAATAACAATATCTTTCCTTATTCCGGGTTTGTCATGGTTAAAGCGACAGATGCATCGActgttttcgaatttcgaacgacccgccgcctCCCGAGTCCATCGCCATTTTGTCCGTTACGCGAACGTCACTCGCGATCCGGCTGACAAAAAATCGACAACAAACGCCGATCAGCAATTTcacataaaaaatttccccgCGTGTTATCGTTTGTGATTTTGATTGCCGTTCTTGTTCCTCGGACTGTCAGTAACGTTACCGTCGGTGTTCACGTCGCGACGCGGTCTGAGTATGAAATTGAGGTTATGGGCGGTGTTGACGGCGTAATAAACGTTCGCCGAGTTGGGAAGGACCATTTCCCTGTCAGGCAGCACCTGGGCCAGGGTATAGTGCTCGGGACTGCCTTCGACGTTGAGCTTGAGCATCGCATTCCTGATCACCTGAGGAGTACGCTCGTTGTTCGACAGCATTATCGACTTGTAGAGAACCACGCCCTCCGTCTCGACGCTCTCACTTTCCATCGTAACCTTGATTATGTAGAAGTCCGGCGAGCTCTTGTGCGAGTGAGTCGGGCTCATAGGGCTCGACGAGTTTCCAGTCACCCCCGCTGACGGCGCGCCGTTCGATCCCGAGGTCAAATATGGCGGCGCAAGACGCGCCTGGTGACCCGAGCTCGCCCCGCCCCCCGAGCTCAGGGAGACGTCGAGAGATGGAAGCGATGAGCTGGAGGACGAGCTCGACATCTGCGACGGTGAGGTTTGACGGTCCAACGAATTGTGCGGCGAGCTCGGTAACGATTCCAAGTCGCAGTAGAACTGAGAACTGCTTGAACTTGAGGTCGACGTTATCGAATCGTTTTTACGGTGACCTGGATTACCCTGAAATAACACGATCGATAACCagcctaaatatttttttattctgcagCCTGTGTTCGACGATTTCGGATTTTCAGATGATTATATGCGTCTGTCTGTTGGCTCGGAAGTGTAGATTCATGATGGAATACCTTACAGGCACTTTGCGGTATTGTCAATAAAGTTATTGGATATGatgatatgatttttttctttcatccttTTTCGTCAGCCGAAAAGGCAACCGTCAGTTTGCCTTTGAATAATAAAGGGCTGGCTTTCAAAATGTGTTACGAACGagtgtttcaaatttgaactcgATATTCAGAGatgaaaggtaaaaaaaaaaaaatacatggaagaagttttcaataaaatacaaCGTACAATAACTCGGCAACCACGCAACTGAATTCGTTCAAATCATCATTCACAGTGGAGTGATCACGACTTTGCACAATGATGTACGGATTTTACATCCCAATGGTCAATtgaatgctggtcaataaaaaaatattttgaaacttgCAAGCTTTTTCGCTACACAGAAACGTGGTGGAGTCAGATTTCGTGATAAGACCATACAAAAGtatctttaattattttattcaataccTGTTTCTTTTTGCCACGACTGTTGATTGTGTTTCCCGGAGGAGGTGGTTCGATCTGACAGCTCATTCTGTAGGCTTCCCTGTCATCGAGAACAAGTACTGAATGAAACCATCGCTCGAATATCGGGTCTGCGCTGATATTGTAGGCGTTGGCGGCACCCTGAAGGAGCCTGATCCTGGCCAGGACCTCGAACTCCTTTCTCCGCTTGTCAAAATTAATAAGACCATCGGCTATCGTGTCTGGTATCGCCGTGTCGATCATGGTGAGATCGGTAAGAAAGGTGCCCAGATAAGGAATGGTGCCATAGCTGATATTCTAGAGTAAAAAGAATGTCAAAACAGTAAAGTCGAAGACTTTTCGAACGTAAACAGATCACGAGTTCACTCGACTCACCCCAGCATTAGTGTTCTGTTTTTGGAATAGTTTCTGCAAATGACGATCGCTGCGCCCAGCAGTGTCAGCGAACTTGGCAGTGCCCTCCTTGATGAGGAGCTCTCTCTGAGTCCAGGCGTTATTCTCCTCTGAGAATATCCTCTCGAGCTCGCGAAAAAGCTCGTGTTTTTCCCTGGGCATGGCTTGCCAGCACTTCTCCAGCCTGTAAACGGAGTTGCTTTGCAGACCTGAGACGATGGCCTTGAGGCTACTAAAGTTCTTGAGCACCCTCAGCTCCTGTGCGATGTCGATCCAGGTCTCGATCACTCTCGCACGCTCCTGAGGCTTTAGGCTCAAGTCGATCAGGATCGTCGTT includes the following:
- the Rgl gene encoding ral guanine nucleotide dissociation stimulator-like 1 isoform X1; this encodes MLWPVLGEDGLRPTGGGLGPPPALPPAAPASQSLKGVSRLAPLLLCTPCKPSSQYKKNHNYHTNSFISGSNLNANTTATQWYVQQPTWRLWGEERGDGVIYTVYLKKVRYHRPTRSLSASDSDDEISHLEWETVRVRFLKAGTVQRLVESLANDDGELESTYINVFLATYRAFTTPREVLELLLARYDALEENSGAAPAGEQHRKTLVQALHVWLDAYPGDWKSPPTHPLLVRLLDFTHRRLPSSELELKARHRLHCFQRADQIIDSCLLYENSRLPVHTSGDNIGDLWPTYSFPEVPHRHFAEQLTRMDAELFKKLVAHQCLGAVWSRRDRSRSHEAATVLATVNQFNAVSLRVITTILIDLSLKPQERARVIETWIDIAQELRVLKNFSSLKAIVSGLQSNSVYRLEKCWQAMPREKHELFRELERIFSEENNAWTQRELLIKEGTAKFADTAGRSDRHLQKLFQKQNTNAGNISYGTIPYLGTFLTDLTMIDTAIPDTIADGLINFDKRRKEFEVLARIRLLQGAANAYNISADPIFERWFHSVLVLDDREAYRMSCQIEPPPPGNTINSRGKKKQGNPGHRKNDSITSTSSSSSSQFYCDLESLPSSPHNSLDRQTSPSQMSSSSSSSSLPSLDVSLSSGGGASSGHQARLAPPYLTSGSNGAPSAGVTGNSSSPMSPTHSHKSSPDFYIIKVTMESESVETEGVVLYKSIMLSNNERTPQVIRNAMLKLNVEGSPEHYTLAQVLPDREMVLPNSANVYYAVNTAHNLNFILRPRRDVNTDGNVTDSPRNKNGNQNHKR
- the Rgl gene encoding ral guanine nucleotide dissociation stimulator-like 1 isoform X2 — encoded protein: MSGENADDSLPTWRLWGEERGDGVIYTVYLKKVRYHRPTRSLSASDSDDEISHLEWETVRVRFLKAGTVQRLVESLANDDGELESTYINVFLATYRAFTTPREVLELLLARYDALEENSGAAPAGEQHRKTLVQALHVWLDAYPGDWKSPPTHPLLVRLLDFTHRRLPSSELELKARHRLHCFQRADQIIDSCLLYENSRLPVHTSGDNIGDLWPTYSFPEVPHRHFAEQLTRMDAELFKKLVAHQCLGAVWSRRDRSRSHEAATVLATVNQFNAVSLRVITTILIDLSLKPQERARVIETWIDIAQELRVLKNFSSLKAIVSGLQSNSVYRLEKCWQAMPREKHELFRELERIFSEENNAWTQRELLIKEGTAKFADTAGRSDRHLQKLFQKQNTNAGNISYGTIPYLGTFLTDLTMIDTAIPDTIADGLINFDKRRKEFEVLARIRLLQGAANAYNISADPIFERWFHSVLVLDDREAYRMSCQIEPPPPGNTINSRGKKKQGNPGHRKNDSITSTSSSSSSQFYCDLESLPSSPHNSLDRQTSPSQMSSSSSSSSLPSLDVSLSSGGGASSGHQARLAPPYLTSGSNGAPSAGVTGNSSSPMSPTHSHKSSPDFYIIKVTMESESVETEGVVLYKSIMLSNNERTPQVIRNAMLKLNVEGSPEHYTLAQVLPDREMVLPNSANVYYAVNTAHNLNFILRPRRDVNTDGNVTDSPRNKNGNQNHKR